TCTCCGGAAAGTTTTTACCAGGCTTTATGGAATGGGATTGTGAATCAAGATATGGTAGCTATCCTGCGATCTATAGATGACTATCTTCAGAATTTTGGGGATGTGAAGGATCTTATCTGGGGAATGGTCGGTTTTCTTAAAAAGGGACTTCTCGTAAAACGTTTAGCAGCGGATGATGATCTCCTTGATATCACACAGGAACATTACTTTCAACTGAAGCAGTTGTTTGCCTCTGTGGATGAAAAGGATATGGTGCGTCTCATGCAAGTTATGGCGGATTTTTTACGAGGGTTTCGATCCGATCAATACGATAGGCTTGCAGCTGAGCTTCTCTTTGTACAGATGATGGATTTTAGAAATATGATTCCTCTGGCTGAGATTCGGGATGAGCTTTTGAAACGAGTGGGAACAGGATCCCTGTCAGTTGTTTCTCAGGGAGTGTCCTCCAGGCAAACTGCCTCTCAAAAACCCTCTGTTTCTCAGATATCTTCTGCTACGGTTTCGAAACCCAAAGAATCTTCATCTCAGGAGAAATTTTCAGCTTCTCCAGCAGAAGAAAAAGCCTTTTCACCTGCTGTTGAGGAGAAAAATGAGGGATTGGTTTTGCAAAGGCAGGATTTTCCTGCAGAGGGGGAACCACAGCAGGCATTGTATGCTTTGCTGGAATCTTCGCTTCTCACAAAAAAAATGCCCCAGGATATTGAGTCTGTGGCATGGGATGGAACCACTCTGGCTGTTATTGTGAAGTCTCGATATGTTTTTGATTATCTTTCAAAAACAGCAGCGAAGATATCGGAGATCTTGAGTAAAAAACTTCACATCCCTGTACATGTCGCTGTTTCTATGAAGGGAGAAAAACCTGTTTCCTTTTCGTCTGGTGACAAAGCCGGAGAAAAAAAGCAGATGGCTTCCCCTCCTGGAGAAAAAGTTCAACAAGAAAAAGTTCAAGAAAAACAAGAGGAAAAAAACCTTGCTCAAAGAGAGCATGGGGAGGTTTCAGTTTCTGAGTATGCTTTAAAGCTTTTTGAAGGGAAAATGTTTCACAAAGAGAAAGAAAACAATACAAGGAGATAGAGTATGGGTGCTTTTGATCAGTTGAAGGATCTGGCAAAAATGCAACAGGCTGCGAAAGAGGCTGAAAAAATCATGGAAGAGCTTCGAGCAACAGGGGTATCTCGTAAGGGATATGTTAAGGTGACCCTCGATGGCAAAAAGGGGCTCAAGAATATTGAATTTTCTGATGATGCTATGAAGATTACCCCCGATGAGCTGGCAAAATGTGTGAAGGAAGCTCACAAGGCTGCCGGCAAGGAGATAGACAAACTTGTCAAGCAAAAGATGAAGAATAGTGGGTTTGCTGATTTCTTCAAGGAATAGAACATGAACGACCCCCTTCACCGTTTTGTTGAGGCGTGGAGCCGTGTTCCCGGGATAGGAACACGGCTGGCTGAACGGATGGGACTTTTTTTTCTGGGGCAATCTGTGGAGTATTGTCGAAGGCTGGCTGATGCTTTGATACATCTTCGAGAACAGACGCATATTTGTCAGGTGTGTGGGAATTTTTCCGATGGTGAGGTGTGTGCCATCTGTGAAGATGAAACAAGGGATCGTTCGGTTATATGTGTAGTTGAAACACCTCTCGACATTACCTATATCGAAGCGACAAAAAAGTTCCATGGTCTTTACCATGTTCTTGGGGGTGTGATTTCTCCTCTTCATGGGATAACTCCTTCCAAGCTACGAATTGAGGAACTGGTAGCTCGAGTTGAGCAAGGAAAAGTAGAAGAGATTTTTTTTGCCACGAGTCCGACAACGGAGGGGGATGCAACAGCGCAGTATGTACGGGAGAGACTTGCTGGCTATGGTCTTCGTTTTACTGTTTTGGCTCGTGGTGTTCCGATTGGGGTGTTCTTGCCTCAAACGGGGACACAGAGTCTCTCTGAGGCTATTGTTTCCCGGGAGGAGATGAAGTAAAAAATAGGGTGTGATCATGGGAAGTCTTTTAGAGAAAGGTCTTTTCTTGAAGATAAAACATGAAAGTTTACTTCTTTTGCGCGATGGTGTGTATATGATGTGTTGAAAAAAGAGAAAGTTCTTACGTTTTTTTGGCTGGAGAAAAATGAAAACCCTTCTCTGTGCAAAAAAAATTGAAAAAAAAGCAAAAAAATTTGATTTTTTAAAAAAAGGGGGTACAATAAATTGAAATAATCTGAAAAAGAAAGTGAGCTTAAAAAATTGTAAGGAGGTTTTTTATGAAGGGAATGTTTGGGAGTTATGGGTGTTTATGGGTAATTGTGGGGACGTTTCTTTTTTCTTGTTCGGTGTCCAAGTCCACGGAGCAAGGACAAACGAATCCAACACCTCAGCGCCTGCAAGTACCAATTTTACGACGGCTTATGATGAGCTTTTGTTTCAAGGTACCGCATCCGTTGGAGCCACATATAGTATCACAGCGGTCAAGTTTCGTACCAATGGTGGGGAATGGGAAAACGCCTCTGGCACAACAACATGGTCATTTACGGCGGTTTTACCACTTCTAACCAACCTGGTAGATGTTATCGCCATTGCAAGTAGTGGGAAAACCAATATGATAAGTGTGAAAGCTGTTCGAGATATTGCCATCTTTGTGAGCAAGGGGGGAGATGATGCGAACGACGGAATCAGTGCCAACAAATCGGTAAAAACCATTCAGGTAGGGATTAGCCGAGCCGTCCAGTACAATATTCCTCGTGTGAAGGTGGCTTCCGGGGTTTATGAACCAGGGGATGGACTTGAAAGTAGTGAAGCAGGGGTATATATTACGAACATTTCCGGATTTATCCTGGAAGGAGGGTATGATCCTGATTTTACTATGACCAACATGGCAACTTCTCTTGATGGCAAAGATACTCTTAAGCATGTGATGGTTGTGTCTAATGCGCGTAATATTTTGGTAAACAACTTTGTTGTAAGAAATGGAAAAGCTAATGGTTCAGGAATTCATGCCTGTGGTGGTGGTCTCCTTCTCTATGAGACGACGAATACCATACTTACCAACATGATCATCTCCAACAACAAGGCAAATTTTAATGGGGGAGGGGTTTACGTAGCAAGTTCTCATACGAATGTTATCCTTGGTGATCTGTATGCAAATAGTGCAACAAATGTGGGAGGGGGTATGGGGAATATTAGTAGCAATGGTCTTGGAGGGGGGGTATATTTGACGATCTCTCTTTCAAATCGTATAGGCGGAGAAATTTTTAGTAACGAGGCGGGAAGTGGTGGTGGTATCTACTTCAACTCTTCTCCTACAAATACCTTGTCCGCAGATGTGCATCATAATAGGGCAATGTCAGGTGCATATGGGGGAGGAGTCTATTTCAAAAACTCTGTGATTTTCTTTGACAATACGACCAACAGGGGAAATATAGGGTATGGGATTTATACCAACAATAGTGTCTTTGAGAATTTTGATGGGGTGATCTGGGGAACAGGAAGTGATGCCAATACCCCTGATAATGTTGGACCGTAGCGGTTTTCTGTTCATCCCTGGGGCTTCACGTGTGGCGCTCCAGGGATGATGGTCCAGGGAGATGGGGAGAAAACAGAAAATAAAAAAAAATATCGAGCTCACGAGAGTTTTGGCGATGATGGTGTGGGATACGGTGTAAGCGGATAATTGTCAATAAAAAAAGGGAAAAAGGGAATCTAGGGGCAGGGTTGAAGAGGAAACGAGATCTTGAAAAACTGTGAAAGTGTCATGGCTTTTTTCATGATAGATTAAACGTTTAACCACTTTTGGGTATTATCCGCTTGAGGGTGTGGATATGTCTTCTTACCATGTCGCGATACCAAGAGAGCTCCAGGACTATTACCATGTTGTGAGAGAAAAGCTTTTACTTTGCTATAGCCTTTTCACGGTTAGTATCAGAGAGTGCCTCATGATTTTGTTTTTTTATTTCGGTTTTTTCAAAATAAAAATTGATCTCAAACATTCGACTTTTTCTTTTTTTTGCCTTATAATACTGGAGTTTTGGATTTTTTTGGAGGGATAGGGATGCCGAAAAGAACGGATATCCATAAAATTCTTATCATAGGTTCTGGTCCGATTGTTATTGGTCAGGCGTGTGAATTTGATTATTCTGGAACTCAGGCGTGTAAAGCTCTGCGAGAGGAAGGGTACGAGGTTATTCTGGTAAACTCAAACCCGGCGACTATCATGACCGATCCTGAGATTGCTGATAGGACGTATATTGAACCTATAGACCCTGAGATTATCGAAAAGATCATTGCCAGGGAACGACCGGATGCTCTTTTGCCTACCCTGGGTGGACAAACGGCTCTGAATACGGCAGTTATACTCTATGAGAGTGGCGTTCTGCAAAAGTATGGGGTTGAGATGATTGGTGCTCAATACCATGCGATCAAAAAGGGTGAAGACCGTGCCGAGTTTAACAAAGCCATGGAACGTATTGGACTCAAAGTGCCAGTCAGTCGTGTGGTGCATTCGCTGGAAGAGGCTCTCGAGGTGATGCATTATATTGGTTTTCCTGCTATCATTCGCCCTGCCTATACCCTGGGAGGAACAGGTGGTGGTATTGCCTATAACCAGGAAGAATTTGTTGATATTGTGAAAAAGGGACTTGAACTTTCGTTGAAAAGCGAAGTCCAGATCGATCGTTCGCTCATAGGCTGGAAGGAATATGAGCTTGAGGTGATGCGAGATAAAAATGATAATGTGGTTGTTATCTGTTCGATTGAGAACTTTGATCCCATGGGAGTACATACGGGGGATTCGATTACGGTAGCGCCAGCACAAACACTTACCGATCAAGAGTATCAACGGCTCCGAGATTATGCTATAGCTATTATACGTGAGATTGGTGTGGAGACAGGGGGATCAAATATTCAGTTTGCGGTAAACCCAAAAGATGGGGAAGTTGTGGTGATCGAGATGAATCCCCGTGTCTCGAGAAGTTCTGCGCTGGCATCGAAAGCGACTGGATTTCCTATAGCCAAGATTGCTGCCAAACTTTCGGTAGGCTATACCCTCGATGAGATCCAGAATGATATCACCAAAGAGACACCTGCGTCCTTTGAACCAACCCTTGACTATGTAGTGGTGAAAGTGCCCCGTTTTAATTTTGAGAAGTTTAAGGGAACGATTCCGGTGTTGGGAACTCAAATGCAATCGGTGGGTGAGGTGATGTCTATCGGTCGTACCTTTAAAGAAGCCTTTCAAAAGGCACTTCGCTCTCTCGAGAAGGGATGGAGAGGCTGGGAAAAAAGTGGTATGGTTAATTTTGACGCTGATATGCTTATAGAAGAAAAACTCAGAATCCCCAGCCCTGATAGGGTTTTATATATCAAGGATGCTTTCCTTCGTGGGTGGTCTATTGAGCGAGTCTATGAACTTTCTGGTATTGATCCCTGGTTTTTGAAACAACTTGTTGAGATCCTTGAAGTTGAGAAGGTTTATTCTCAGAGGACGCTCGATTCCCTTACGTTAGAAGATTTTAAAGAAATAAAACAGTACGGCTTTTCCGACGCCCAGATAGCGGAGTGGTATGGTGTTGGAGAAGTGGATGTTCGTCAGAAGCGTCAGTCTCTTGGGGTATTGCCCACTTACAAGCTGGTGGACACCTGTGCTGCAGAGTTTGAAGCAAGAACCCCTTACTATTATTCCACGTACGAAGATGAAGATGAAGTGCGCTTTTCTCCTAAAGAGAAGGTGATGATTCTCGGGAGTGGACCCAATCGTATCGGTCAGGGGGTCGAATTTGATTATGCCTGTGTGCATGCGGCCTTTGCTCTTCGGGACATGGGCTACGAGAGCATCATGGTGAATTCCAATCCAGAAACAGTCTCCACAGACTATGATACCTCAGACAGGCTTTACTTTGAGCCGTTAACCTTTGAGGATGTGATGAATATCTATGAAAAAGAAAAACCTCTTGGGGTTATCCTTCAGTTTGGTGGACAAACCCCGCTTAAGCTCGCAAAATCTTTAGAGGCGGCTGGTGTTCCTATTCTGGGGACCTCAAGTGAAGCCATTGATATAGCTGAGGATAGAGATCGTTTTCGTGATCTCGTGGAAAGGCTGGGATTTAAACAACCGCCTTCTGCCATTGCGCGAAATATTCACGAAGTGGCTGATCTTGCCGAGAAGGTGGGATATCCTATTCTTGCGCGTCCTTCGTATGTGCTTGGAGGCCGGGCTATGGTGATCCTTTACAACCGTGAGGATCTGGAACGCTACCTTCAGGAAGAGATAGAGGCGCTTAAAGATGGGCCTGTTCTTATCGATAAATTTCTCGATGATGCCCAGGAAGTGGATGTGGATGCCTTGGGGGATGGTGAAGATATCGTGATAGCGGGAATCATGCAACATATCGAGGAGGCAGGTATCCATTCGGGAGATTCTGCGATGGTTCTCCCACCCGTCTCTCTTTCAAAGGAGATGGTGGATACGATTATTCATCAGACGATTGCCATGGGCAAGGCACTGAAGGTGAAGGGGCTTATGAATGTACAGTATGCTATCAAGGATAATGAGCTCTACTTTATTGAGGTGAATCCCCGTGCTTCCCGTACCGTGCCTTTTGTAAGCAAGGCTACAGGGAGACCGTGGGCAAAATTGGCTACTCAGATAGTGATGGGAAGGGCTACGATTAAAAGCCTTGGTCTTCCTCTGTATGAAAAACCCCATTTTGTTTCCGTGAAAGAAGTGGTGATTCCTTTTCAGAAATTTCCTAAGGCGGATGTTATTTTGGGACCGGAGATGAAATCTACCGGTGAAGTTATGGGGATTGATAGAAACTTTGCTCGTGCCTTTATCAAGGCTGAGATGGCGGCAGGAGATACCTATCCTACAAGTGGCAATGTCCTGATTACTGTGAATGATAGAGATAAACCTAAGATTGTTGATGCAGCTCGCAGACTTGTTGAGATGGGATACCATATTCTTGCAACAGAGAATACAGCTAAATATCTCAAGGAAAACCAAATCCCCTGCGAGATGGTATTTAAGTTGGGACAGGGTAGGCCAGATATTCTTGACTTGTTAAAAAATCATCAGATACATATGATTCTCAATACCCCCGCAAGTTCGAAGGCGCACCACGATGATGCGTATATCCGCCGGCAGGCAATCCAGAATCATATCCCATTGATTACAACTGTTTCGGCGATTTATGCAGCGGTAGAGGCACTTGCCGAAAGAGGGAAAAGTCTTGATGTTCAAGCGATCCAGGAGTACTACAAGGAGAAGATGAAATAAGGGATAAAAAAACAATAAGAGGAGGATAGAATGAAGGTGATGAAAAAAATGTGGATTGTATTGGGGTTGTTTCCAGCTTTAGCAGGGGCTATTGTTGATGGAAGTCAGTGGATTTATCTTGGGGTGACTCCAGCAGGTTCGGGAAATGGGTATGCAGGTGTTACTTCGGATGAGAGGAGTAGTTATCTCTTTTTGAATCCTGCCGCTCCAGCCTATGTTCAAAGACTTAATCTTTCTCTTCAGGTGGGTATTTCTCCCTGGCAGTCGCTTGTGAATGGGAGTTTTTCTATGCCTATTCCAACTGGTGTGCTCTCTGTGGGGGGAAAACTCCTGAATGGACCGGAGAGTCTTGGTGGAGTGAATGGTTTTTTTGTTGGTTTTAGCAAGGCTATTGATCGTTATCTTTCTTTTGGTTTTGATGGGTATATGATGGTTCATGGTGCCGGTTCTAATCAGATGGATATTGCTGTTGGAGGGGATATTGGTGCTATTGTGCGTCTGCGGAAAAGCTTTGCTCCTTTTGATAAAGGGATAGGTTTTAAGGATAACGTGGTTGGGATTACCCTCAAGGGATTGGGGAAGCCAGCGCAGGTTCTTGCTGATACCCCGGTTCCCGCTATTGGAATACGGGGTGGTATATCAGGCACATGGATGGACTATGGATGGTTGAAGGCTCAGACAGGGACAGAACTCAATCTGGATGTATGGCCATTTCAAGTTTATGGAATTGGCTATACCACCTTTTCGATTGTTGATCATCTTTATCTGCGAGGGGGACTGGTGCTTGGAAACAACGGGTTGGGGTGGTTCGGAAATGGCGTGAATTTTTATACTCTGGGTGCGTCGTTTGCCTACAAGATCAACGAGGTGCCTTTTGAGGTTTTTTACTCTTATAACCCTGTAACACTCAATAACACTTCTTCAGCTATGCATATGGCAGGTGTTCAGGTAGCGTTTGGTTATATTGATGAAAAGCCTCCTGTTGTAGATTTCAAGGTAGCCTCCTCTGATCTGGTTGATGGAGTATACTACTTTTCTCCAAATTATGATGGCAATAAAGATGTTGTTGAGCTTGCGGTCAATATAAAAGACGAAAGCCTTGTACAAAAGTGGGAAGTCAAGATCTACAATGAGAACAATGAGGTAGTTCGCAGCTTCCGTTCTGAAGAGGAGCGCGATATAGGTCTTGATTTTGTTCGGTTCTGGAAAAAGCTCTGGGCGAAAAAAGCAGCCGTTCCGGTTCCTGAAAAGATTGTCTGGGATGGGACCTCGGATAAGGGGACACTTGTACCGGAAGGGAAGTACTTTGTGGTCATGACAGCCCGGGATGAGATCAATAACCAGGGAACATCTTCAACGAATGCTCTTGTTTTGGATGTCACAGCTCCATCGGGAAGTATAGCCCTGTATGATAGGATCTTTTCTCCTGATGGGGATGGCAACAAAGATGTTTTAAAACTTGATCAGCAGGTATCTTCTTCGGATCGATGGAGAGCAGAGCTCCGTAACGCAAGTGGCGATGTGGTGCTCTCCTGGACTTGGCAGACGAATATTCCTTCTTCTCTTACCTGGGATGGGACGGATGCCAAAGGACAACTTCTTTCGGATGGTGTGTATGATTATTTGTTGTATGGTGAGGATCTTGCGGGGAATAAGACTATCCTTTCAGCGAAGGGAATTGTGCTTACCACACAGAAACAGTCTCTCTTTGTGAATTTAGACAAACAATCTTTTTCTGCGCTCAAAGGACAGACAGTAAGCTTCCAGCCAATGGTTTCTGAGCGACAGGGGATCGAGAAATGGTCGGCTGAGATAGGAAATGACCTCGGTGAAGTGGTTTACCGTTGGGAAGGGAAGGCTGATTTGCCTACCAACTTCACATGGGACGGAAAAGATGAACAAAAGAAAGTGGTAAAGGATGGTCCTTATACCTTCAAGATGAAGGTAGTGTATGAGAGCGGCCATATGCCAGAGGCAGAATCAAGGGTGATTCTGGATAACACACCTCCTGCTTTCACTTTTGAGTTTGACCCGCCCCTTTTCTCCCCTGATAATGATGGTGAAAATGACACTCTTTATATTCATCTTTTAACAGAAGATCCTCAGAATGTGAAACAGTGGGAGATGGTGATTCTCGATCCGGACAAAAAGCCCTTTAAGATATTTAAAGGTGAGGGGAATCCTGCACCCACGATCCGCTGGGATGGCCGCTCTGACAATGGAGAATTGGTAGAGTCTGCTCAGGATTATACTGTGAGACTCACTGTTGAGGATACCGTGGGGAACACTCTAACGACGAATGCGGGTGTGATTCCTGTGGATATCCTTGTGGAACAAACGGAGCTTGGTTTACGTATTCGTATCAATAGTATTGAGTTCGAGTTTGGCAAAGCAAACCTGAGGAGTGCCAAGATGCCAATCCTTGATCGTTTGGCCCAGATTCTCAAAAAATACAGTGCCTATGAGATCGAAGTTCATGGACATACGGATAATATTGGAAGTGAACAGAGAAATCTCGAGCTTTCTCTCCAGCGTGCACAGGCTGTAAAAGATTATCTTGTGAAGAAGGGTATTCCGGCTCGTCGTATGACGACAAAAGGTTTTGGTTTCCAGTATCCAGTTGCAGATAATGCAACCGAAGAGGGCCGACGAAAGAATCGCCGTGTGGAGTTCATCCTTATTAAGAAGTAAGGAGAAATACCTATGGTGTATCGCTTTGCAGATCATAAAAGAGAAACACGAGAGAAGATGCGAGGAGGTGAGGGAGTTATCTCCCTCACCCATCTTATTCCTGAGGAGAGGCTTCATCATGCCCGCCTGGTGGCACGAATTGAGGTTCCTGTAGGGGCAAGTATTGGTTATCATTATCATGAGTCAGAGGTGGAGTACTATATCATCCTTGAGGGTCATGGTGAGGTTATCGAGGGGGAAAAAGTGACATCAGTAGACGTGGGGGATGTGGTGGTCACAGGTCCACAAGAAGGACATGCTATTCGCAACGTGGGTTCTGAGCCTCTGGTGTTTTTGGCCATTATTCAAAAGCTTTGATGAAGGAGGGATTATGGATAACTGGCAGTGGCGGACCCCTCCTGTGTTTTTTGGATGGGGGTGTACACACAGTGAGCTTCTCTCATTTCTTTCTTTTCGAGGAAAACGGTGGGCTGTGTGTATGGGCTCTCACTTTCTCCAAAGGGAGTGGTCGCACTGGCAAGAGGTGGCTCATGATTATGGATTAGAGGTTGAGGCTTTTGTAGTGAGGGGTGGTGAACCAACGGTTCCCCAGGTGGATGAGCTTACCATGAGGGTGAAAGCGTATCAACCGGATGGGATAGTAGGTATTGGGGGTGGAACTGTCCTTGATACAGCCAAGGCTGTAGCTGCTATGGTGGTTCATCCTGGGAGTGTGGGAGACTACCTCGAAGAGGTAGGAACGAAAAAGCTTTTTTCTCAACCTCTTCCCTGGGTTGGAGTTCCGACGACAGCAGGAACAGGATCAGAATCTACCAAGAATTCGGTCATAATTGTTCCTGAAAAAAGGGTAAAACGTTCCTTGCGCCATGATATGCTCTGGTCTCAGGGTGTCTTTCTTGATCCAGCTCTTACCCTTTCGCAGCCCTGGGAAGTAACGGTAAATGCCGGACTTGATGCCTTTACCCATCTGTTGGAGGCTGCGGTAAGCAAGAAATTTCACCCTTTTGCTCTTGCTTTAGCTGATCGATTTCTTGGAGATATTATTGAGGGACTTTCTTGTTTGAAAGAACATCCTGAGGATAGAGAAGCACGAGAGAAGCTTCTTGTCGCAAGTAACGCGGGAGGGATGGCATTGGCAAATGGAGGGCTGGGATCGGTACACGGCTTTGCTGCGACACTAGGAGGTATGACAGATATTCCCCATGGAAGGGTGTGCGGGATAATTCTTGATCATGTGGTAGAGGTAAATAGACGCTATACTGAGAGATATGAGATGCTTGCGCTAGTAAAACACCACGGAGGAAGTGAAGGGTTTGTCCATTTTCTTTCTCAGTGGAAAAAGATGCTCGGTGTAGATACAGATTTTCGGCGCTGGAATCTTGCCCTCGACCCGGTGGAGATTGTGAGGCTTTCTACCAGTTCGAGTATGAAGGCTAACCCTGCTGACGTGCCGGCTTCCGATTGGATAGCTATGTGGAAAAATCTCTTGTGATGGGGATGGGTATGGATCTTTTGATTTTAGGTGTACCTCTCTGGAGGTATCTTTTTCTCGGGGGACTGTTTTTGTTGGGTCTTGTTTTAAGTCTTGGTTTTGATTGGCTTTTGAAGGTGTGGATCCTGCGCAGGTGGAAACTTCATGATAAAGGCAAACTTCGCAAGCAGGGATTTCGTAAGCAAACGGTTGGGATTGTGATATTTGCCGTAGGGCTTGCGTTTTCCTCTTCAGCTTCTTTGCCTGAGAGGTGGCTTGTCTTTCTCCAGAGGGTATGTGTGATTGGTATTGGGGTAGAGCTTACCATTATTGTGTCAAGAATTTTGGAGGTAGCGTTTCGAGAGTATTG
This sequence is a window from Thermospira aquatica. Protein-coding genes within it:
- the dnaX gene encoding DNA polymerase III subunit gamma/tau, giving the protein MVTARKWRPQRFDALVGQEALAQALKHALQTGKIAHAYLFSGIRGVGKTSTARLLAKALNCLNLKDGEPCNICESCVSINEGSAIDVIEIDGASNRGIDAIRDLRDTVNYMPIKLQYKVYIIDEVHMLTTEASNALLKTLEEPPPHVVFILATTEVQKLLPTIRSRCQHYVFKKIPVTKITHQLMHICEQEGISYEKEALYEIAQAGAGSMRDAESIFDQVVIYTEGRLSLSAVREVLGSSPESFYQALWNGIVNQDMVAILRSIDDYLQNFGDVKDLIWGMVGFLKKGLLVKRLAADDDLLDITQEHYFQLKQLFASVDEKDMVRLMQVMADFLRGFRSDQYDRLAAELLFVQMMDFRNMIPLAEIRDELLKRVGTGSLSVVSQGVSSRQTASQKPSVSQISSATVSKPKESSSQEKFSASPAEEKAFSPAVEEKNEGLVLQRQDFPAEGEPQQALYALLESSLLTKKMPQDIESVAWDGTTLAVIVKSRYVFDYLSKTAAKISEILSKKLHIPVHVAVSMKGEKPVSFSSGDKAGEKKQMASPPGEKVQQEKVQEKQEEKNLAQREHGEVSVSEYALKLFEGKMFHKEKENNTRR
- a CDS encoding YbaB/EbfC family nucleoid-associated protein, whose translation is MGAFDQLKDLAKMQQAAKEAEKIMEELRATGVSRKGYVKVTLDGKKGLKNIEFSDDAMKITPDELAKCVKEAHKAAGKEIDKLVKQKMKNSGFADFFKE
- the recR gene encoding recombination mediator RecR encodes the protein MNDPLHRFVEAWSRVPGIGTRLAERMGLFFLGQSVEYCRRLADALIHLREQTHICQVCGNFSDGEVCAICEDETRDRSVICVVETPLDITYIEATKKFHGLYHVLGGVISPLHGITPSKLRIEELVARVEQGKVEEIFFATSPTTEGDATAQYVRERLAGYGLRFTVLARGVPIGVFLPQTGTQSLSEAIVSREEMK
- a CDS encoding right-handed parallel beta-helix repeat-containing protein; its protein translation is MFGVQVHGARTNESNTSAPASTNFTTAYDELLFQGTASVGATYSITAVKFRTNGGEWENASGTTTWSFTAVLPLLTNLVDVIAIASSGKTNMISVKAVRDIAIFVSKGGDDANDGISANKSVKTIQVGISRAVQYNIPRVKVASGVYEPGDGLESSEAGVYITNISGFILEGGYDPDFTMTNMATSLDGKDTLKHVMVVSNARNILVNNFVVRNGKANGSGIHACGGGLLLYETTNTILTNMIISNNKANFNGGGVYVASSHTNVILGDLYANSATNVGGGMGNISSNGLGGGVYLTISLSNRIGGEIFSNEAGSGGGIYFNSSPTNTLSADVHHNRAMSGAYGGGVYFKNSVIFFDNTTNRGNIGYGIYTNNSVFENFDGVIWGTGSDANTPDNVGP
- the carB gene encoding carbamoyl-phosphate synthase large subunit; translation: MPKRTDIHKILIIGSGPIVIGQACEFDYSGTQACKALREEGYEVILVNSNPATIMTDPEIADRTYIEPIDPEIIEKIIARERPDALLPTLGGQTALNTAVILYESGVLQKYGVEMIGAQYHAIKKGEDRAEFNKAMERIGLKVPVSRVVHSLEEALEVMHYIGFPAIIRPAYTLGGTGGGIAYNQEEFVDIVKKGLELSLKSEVQIDRSLIGWKEYELEVMRDKNDNVVVICSIENFDPMGVHTGDSITVAPAQTLTDQEYQRLRDYAIAIIREIGVETGGSNIQFAVNPKDGEVVVIEMNPRVSRSSALASKATGFPIAKIAAKLSVGYTLDEIQNDITKETPASFEPTLDYVVVKVPRFNFEKFKGTIPVLGTQMQSVGEVMSIGRTFKEAFQKALRSLEKGWRGWEKSGMVNFDADMLIEEKLRIPSPDRVLYIKDAFLRGWSIERVYELSGIDPWFLKQLVEILEVEKVYSQRTLDSLTLEDFKEIKQYGFSDAQIAEWYGVGEVDVRQKRQSLGVLPTYKLVDTCAAEFEARTPYYYSTYEDEDEVRFSPKEKVMILGSGPNRIGQGVEFDYACVHAAFALRDMGYESIMVNSNPETVSTDYDTSDRLYFEPLTFEDVMNIYEKEKPLGVILQFGGQTPLKLAKSLEAAGVPILGTSSEAIDIAEDRDRFRDLVERLGFKQPPSAIARNIHEVADLAEKVGYPILARPSYVLGGRAMVILYNREDLERYLQEEIEALKDGPVLIDKFLDDAQEVDVDALGDGEDIVIAGIMQHIEEAGIHSGDSAMVLPPVSLSKEMVDTIIHQTIAMGKALKVKGLMNVQYAIKDNELYFIEVNPRASRTVPFVSKATGRPWAKLATQIVMGRATIKSLGLPLYEKPHFVSVKEVVIPFQKFPKADVILGPEMKSTGEVMGIDRNFARAFIKAEMAAGDTYPTSGNVLITVNDRDKPKIVDAARRLVEMGYHILATENTAKYLKENQIPCEMVFKLGQGRPDILDLLKNHQIHMILNTPASSKAHHDDAYIRRQAIQNHIPLITTVSAIYAAVEALAERGKSLDVQAIQEYYKEKMK
- a CDS encoding OmpA family protein is translated as MKVMKKMWIVLGLFPALAGAIVDGSQWIYLGVTPAGSGNGYAGVTSDERSSYLFLNPAAPAYVQRLNLSLQVGISPWQSLVNGSFSMPIPTGVLSVGGKLLNGPESLGGVNGFFVGFSKAIDRYLSFGFDGYMMVHGAGSNQMDIAVGGDIGAIVRLRKSFAPFDKGIGFKDNVVGITLKGLGKPAQVLADTPVPAIGIRGGISGTWMDYGWLKAQTGTELNLDVWPFQVYGIGYTTFSIVDHLYLRGGLVLGNNGLGWFGNGVNFYTLGASFAYKINEVPFEVFYSYNPVTLNNTSSAMHMAGVQVAFGYIDEKPPVVDFKVASSDLVDGVYYFSPNYDGNKDVVELAVNIKDESLVQKWEVKIYNENNEVVRSFRSEEERDIGLDFVRFWKKLWAKKAAVPVPEKIVWDGTSDKGTLVPEGKYFVVMTARDEINNQGTSSTNALVLDVTAPSGSIALYDRIFSPDGDGNKDVLKLDQQVSSSDRWRAELRNASGDVVLSWTWQTNIPSSLTWDGTDAKGQLLSDGVYDYLLYGEDLAGNKTILSAKGIVLTTQKQSLFVNLDKQSFSALKGQTVSFQPMVSERQGIEKWSAEIGNDLGEVVYRWEGKADLPTNFTWDGKDEQKKVVKDGPYTFKMKVVYESGHMPEAESRVILDNTPPAFTFEFDPPLFSPDNDGENDTLYIHLLTEDPQNVKQWEMVILDPDKKPFKIFKGEGNPAPTIRWDGRSDNGELVESAQDYTVRLTVEDTVGNTLTTNAGVIPVDILVEQTELGLRIRINSIEFEFGKANLRSAKMPILDRLAQILKKYSAYEIEVHGHTDNIGSEQRNLELSLQRAQAVKDYLVKKGIPARRMTTKGFGFQYPVADNATEEGRRKNRRVEFILIKK
- a CDS encoding cupin domain-containing protein, whose amino-acid sequence is MVYRFADHKRETREKMRGGEGVISLTHLIPEERLHHARLVARIEVPVGASIGYHYHESEVEYYIILEGHGEVIEGEKVTSVDVGDVVVTGPQEGHAIRNVGSEPLVFLAIIQKL